In one Thalassoroseus pseudoceratinae genomic region, the following are encoded:
- a CDS encoding GntR family transcriptional regulator, whose amino-acid sequence MYKSKFSSGFPELQPIRGESGRPKYERLKDYIVGQIESGELEPGAMLPSEHRLAEVLEIARSTVRQAMGALERDGLIRRIHGKGTFVNDQVQPRSGREQNLFALIVPETQTGFYPAFQCSFEDAAAGVNSQVIVCNSNNDVDKQGNTILQLIDRQVAGVAIVPTAGTKTPAFHIRQLQQHGIPVVCCSRPVEGVKTPWLRIPFEDVGRRAGEALSRAGHSRVAFIASFRSAAAEAYEAGLRAALSQAEDTPQIQAFYASGPSPDVSQNEDEVASAIEEMFLRKETSPTAIFTSFDSLAELIYVLLAKKGLRVPEDVSLVSFGGSQRIGALACRLTSVTVDEAQLGREAITLLEQMKRGDLRIDAAETRVLPLGLSNGSTLRLI is encoded by the coding sequence GTGTATAAATCAAAATTCTCAAGCGGATTTCCAGAGCTTCAACCGATCCGTGGGGAAAGCGGCCGGCCGAAGTACGAACGATTGAAAGATTACATCGTCGGCCAAATCGAATCCGGAGAGCTCGAACCTGGAGCGATGCTTCCTTCAGAACATCGGCTGGCCGAGGTCCTGGAAATTGCTCGGAGCACTGTTCGCCAAGCGATGGGGGCTTTAGAGCGAGATGGCTTAATCCGACGCATTCATGGGAAGGGAACCTTTGTCAATGACCAGGTTCAGCCGCGATCCGGACGCGAACAAAATCTGTTTGCTCTGATCGTTCCTGAAACGCAAACGGGGTTTTATCCTGCCTTCCAATGCAGCTTTGAAGACGCGGCCGCCGGGGTAAACAGCCAAGTCATCGTATGCAACTCGAACAACGACGTTGATAAGCAGGGAAACACAATTCTTCAGCTGATTGATCGTCAAGTTGCAGGAGTGGCCATCGTGCCAACCGCCGGAACCAAGACCCCGGCATTTCATATCCGTCAGTTACAACAACATGGCATTCCTGTGGTGTGTTGTTCGCGTCCCGTCGAAGGGGTCAAGACGCCTTGGTTGCGTATCCCATTCGAAGATGTGGGACGGCGGGCTGGAGAAGCACTCAGTAGAGCCGGCCATTCTCGTGTTGCCTTCATCGCGAGTTTCCGAAGTGCCGCTGCCGAAGCTTATGAAGCCGGACTCCGGGCGGCGTTAAGTCAAGCTGAAGACACTCCACAAATTCAGGCCTTCTACGCGTCGGGCCCATCGCCGGACGTCTCTCAAAACGAAGACGAGGTAGCGTCTGCGATTGAAGAAATGTTCCTTCGGAAAGAGACGAGTCCGACCGCGATCTTTACTAGCTTTGATTCGTTGGCGGAGTTGATTTATGTGTTACTTGCAAAGAAAGGCCTACGAGTACCCGAAGATGTCTCTCTCGTTAGCTTCGGAGGTAGCCAACGAATTGGGGCATTGGCCTGCCGGCTAACTTCGGTCACTGTAGACGAAGCTCAACTTGGCCGCGAAGCGATCACTTTACTAGAGCAAATGAAACGCGGAGACCTTCGAATCGACGCGGCTGAAACACGTGTACTGCCGCTCGGTCTGAGCAATGGCTCGACACTCCGTTTGATATAG
- a CDS encoding sulfatase family protein codes for MKNNHNSAPLIHTLVWFAATCSSLSGGRAASAADALGVVPVPESVQIELLPDAKPRNVVFILSDDHRYDAMSFLGHPIAETPRMDAMARDGVHLKNAYVTTSLCSPSRASILTGLYTFRHRVIDNQRAVPDGTLFFPQYLQKAGYRTGFVGKWHMGGGSDQPRPGFDYWVSFKGQGHYLPPNPKYTLNVNGQRVKQKGYITTELTDYAIDFLKQQQDSDTPFFLYLSHKAVHGNFVPEQKYKGKFADKPFNLPANANPVGKNTLNRPRWVLDQRNSWHGMDFPLHTVDSIEEIYKWYCEALCSVDDSIGVVMDQLKAMGIHDETLVIYMGDNGYMFGEHGLIDKRVAYETSSRVPMLMQCPDLLKAGTVVDEVVANIDVGPTIMEAMGLRKPPHMDGRSFLPLAEHVGTADSQSQKIADAASTTWRDYFLYVYYWEPNFPMTPTHFSLRGDRYKYITYYGLWDTDELFDIKADPHEQNNLIHDPKFADQRDKMQSRLYQMMEELGGMHIPMNAPRGRQHNKRLRSRGVHDRSGEKAADFPEAMIVEEALRTILND; via the coding sequence ATGAAAAACAACCACAACAGTGCTCCCCTGATACACACCCTCGTGTGGTTTGCCGCCACCTGTTCGAGTCTTTCCGGGGGAAGAGCGGCCAGTGCTGCCGACGCTCTTGGTGTTGTTCCCGTGCCAGAATCGGTTCAGATTGAGTTGCTCCCCGATGCTAAACCTCGCAACGTCGTCTTCATTTTATCGGATGACCATCGATACGACGCAATGAGCTTTCTTGGGCACCCCATCGCCGAGACGCCCCGAATGGATGCGATGGCTCGCGACGGAGTGCATTTGAAAAACGCATACGTGACCACTTCGTTGTGCTCACCGAGCCGAGCCTCGATCCTGACCGGTCTATACACGTTTCGGCACCGAGTGATTGACAACCAGCGAGCCGTTCCCGATGGCACGCTCTTCTTTCCTCAATATTTGCAGAAGGCCGGCTATCGCACTGGCTTTGTGGGCAAGTGGCACATGGGCGGCGGAAGTGATCAGCCACGACCTGGTTTCGACTATTGGGTCAGCTTCAAGGGTCAAGGCCACTACCTACCACCGAATCCGAAGTACACGTTGAACGTCAATGGTCAGCGGGTTAAGCAAAAGGGGTACATCACCACCGAACTGACCGATTACGCCATCGACTTTCTGAAGCAGCAACAAGACAGCGACACACCGTTCTTTCTCTACCTGTCACACAAGGCAGTGCATGGCAATTTTGTGCCGGAGCAGAAGTACAAAGGCAAATTTGCCGACAAACCGTTCAATCTACCGGCAAACGCGAATCCAGTTGGGAAGAACACGCTAAACCGTCCACGCTGGGTTCTCGACCAACGGAACAGTTGGCACGGCATGGACTTTCCCTTGCATACCGTCGACAGCATCGAGGAGATTTACAAATGGTACTGCGAAGCACTCTGCAGCGTTGACGATAGCATCGGCGTGGTGATGGACCAGCTGAAAGCAATGGGGATTCATGACGAAACGCTCGTCATCTACATGGGCGACAACGGCTACATGTTCGGCGAGCATGGTTTGATCGACAAGCGAGTCGCTTATGAGACATCGAGCCGAGTGCCAATGTTGATGCAATGCCCCGATCTGCTCAAAGCGGGAACTGTAGTGGATGAGGTTGTTGCGAATATCGACGTCGGTCCGACGATCATGGAAGCAATGGGCCTGCGAAAGCCACCGCATATGGACGGCCGGAGCTTTTTGCCATTGGCGGAACACGTTGGCACAGCAGACTCGCAGAGTCAGAAGATCGCAGATGCAGCATCGACGACGTGGCGTGACTACTTTCTGTACGTCTACTACTGGGAACCCAATTTCCCGATGACGCCAACGCATTTTTCATTGCGTGGCGACCGGTACAAGTACATCACGTACTACGGGCTTTGGGACACTGATGAGTTGTTCGACATCAAGGCCGATCCACATGAGCAGAACAACCTAATCCATGATCCTAAATTTGCCGACCAACGGGATAAGATGCAGAGTCGCCTCTATCAGATGATGGAAGAACTCGGGGGAATGCACATCCCTATGAACGCGCCGCGAGGTCGTCAACACAACAAGCGTTTGCGAAGCCGTGGAGTGCATGATCGAAGCGGAGAAAAGGCTGCAGACTTTCCCGAAGCGATGATCGTCGAAGAAGCATTGAGAACGATACTCAATGACTGA
- a CDS encoding sulfatase family protein has product MDRQKLVSSIVGMVWLVATLAKPSLTIAAPNVLLIITDEHNFRTLGCYREWMPREQAEMWGLGAVVSTPHLDRLAKEGVMCTRAYATSPVCSPCRAAMITGRYPHTVGVPTNNRVLDRTVPTLADRLNDAGYRTAFFGKWHLGGNGKPEWQPKVDGGFQFTKFMFNRGHWKKFALKDGQPMVGARNNGKPTYAVDGADQETFSTDWLTDRAIDYISDQHTKKPFLAVISYPDPHGPNTVRPPYDHQFDNLPFAPPRTYLNGIPAPKWLGASKKHPKFRGDDMSKYFGMVKCIDDNIGRLLRQMEETGQLDQTLVIMTSDHGDLCYEHDRQNKGNPYEGSARVPMILRYPERIRSGEIYTQPMGTVDLTPTVMGLLNLPSNPHDQGRDLSAELVDAAAIQKADKERPRVTFLRNAGQNAQWVAAVDARYKLIISVNDVPWLFDAQRDPDEVRNFYGEPESKVVSERLAKALIEYGKMSKDPHLSHLKIAAALEKVLGKSPE; this is encoded by the coding sequence ATGGATCGTCAAAAGCTTGTGTCCAGCATCGTTGGTATGGTCTGGCTTGTCGCGACGCTGGCGAAACCCTCACTAACAATCGCTGCGCCCAACGTGCTTTTGATTATCACCGACGAGCACAACTTTCGGACGCTGGGGTGTTATCGAGAATGGATGCCACGCGAACAAGCCGAAATGTGGGGGCTTGGGGCGGTAGTTTCCACGCCACACTTGGATCGCCTCGCCAAGGAAGGCGTGATGTGCACGCGAGCTTACGCCACCTCTCCCGTGTGTTCTCCCTGCCGAGCAGCAATGATTACCGGGCGGTATCCTCACACGGTTGGTGTGCCCACGAACAATCGTGTCTTGGATCGTACTGTTCCGACGCTCGCGGACCGCTTAAATGATGCCGGATATCGAACGGCCTTTTTCGGGAAATGGCATCTCGGTGGAAACGGCAAACCGGAATGGCAGCCGAAAGTCGACGGTGGATTCCAATTTACCAAGTTCATGTTCAATCGTGGTCACTGGAAGAAATTTGCATTGAAAGACGGACAGCCAATGGTCGGTGCGAGGAACAATGGCAAGCCAACATATGCAGTGGACGGAGCAGACCAAGAAACGTTTTCGACAGATTGGCTAACCGATCGTGCGATCGATTACATTTCGGATCAACACACAAAGAAACCGTTTCTTGCTGTAATCAGCTATCCAGATCCGCATGGCCCCAATACGGTTCGTCCGCCCTATGATCATCAATTTGACAACCTCCCCTTCGCTCCTCCGCGAACATACCTCAACGGGATTCCCGCCCCCAAATGGCTGGGAGCATCCAAAAAACATCCCAAATTTCGAGGCGATGACATGTCAAAGTATTTTGGCATGGTGAAGTGCATTGACGACAACATTGGTCGTTTACTCAGACAGATGGAAGAGACAGGCCAACTCGATCAAACACTCGTCATCATGACAAGTGACCATGGCGACTTATGTTACGAACACGATCGCCAAAACAAGGGGAATCCGTACGAAGGATCGGCCCGTGTGCCGATGATTCTTCGCTATCCGGAGCGGATTCGAAGCGGAGAAATCTATACACAGCCAATGGGCACGGTCGATTTGACTCCCACAGTGATGGGGCTCTTGAATCTGCCAAGCAACCCGCACGATCAGGGACGAGATCTGTCTGCGGAGTTAGTCGATGCTGCGGCAATCCAGAAGGCTGACAAAGAACGGCCACGGGTCACATTTCTTCGAAACGCTGGGCAGAATGCTCAATGGGTGGCTGCCGTGGATGCCCGTTACAAGCTCATCATTTCTGTCAACGATGTCCCTTGGCTATTTGACGCCCAACGGGATCCTGATGAAGTTCGAAACTTCTATGGCGAGCCGGAATCAAAGGTGGTCTCAGAGCGTTTAGCAAAAGCTCTGATTGAGTATGGCAAGATGTCGAAAGATCCTCATTTAAGTCATCTGAAAATCGCCGCGGCGCTCGAGAAAGTTCTTGGCAAGTCTCCCGAATGA